The window GCACTTGCGCCGCAACACGGCAAGCGTTTAGCGGCACACTGAAGGCCAGAAGCCCGCGCAGGACTAGGTGGTGGCTACTCATGCGGATGCGGACACGCCTCCAAAGTGCTCACCACGACTAAGGCGGGCGTGAGTGTTCATTCTGACGGCATAACGTTTGCGCTCACATGCGGGCCATCTAAACCAATGCCGGCCCGCCCGGACCGCCACTCCATGATCCTACCGCGGCCCGGGCGGGACGGCTACCCCATCAGGCCCGTCTTGTGCTGCGCTCTGTTAGCTGTCAGCCCGGGGCGAGATGCCGGGTCACAAAGGCCCGGGGACTCAGCACCTCCACGCCGTCCCAGCCATCCACCGCCAACAGATGGCGGTCGCCAGACACGACCACGGTGCCGCTCAACGCACGGGCGGTCGCGAGGAACTTGTCATCGTCCGGATCGGCGCTGACGGCATAGGGGAGCGGGGGCGCCGCGACGATCGTCGCGTTCAGGGCGAGGAGGGTCAAGATGGGAGCCAACGCCTCCCCGCGCTCCGGATAGCGCTTACTCAACTCCTCCCCGACGGTGCGGTATTCGGCCAGGATCTCGGGGGACAGGATCAGCTCGATGCGGCCCGACGTCCACGCCTCCAACACGCGGCCGGGGACGCCACCGAAGAAGATCCCCGACATCAGGACGTTGGTGTCGAGCACGCACCTCACGGCTTCGCGCGGGCGCGCTTCACGGCCTGGGCGACGTCCTTGGGGTCAGGCGTGACTGCTTGGCGACCTGTCGGGCCCGCGCGATGAGCGGCGCGAACTCGCGCAGCGACGGCGGCTCCAGCCGCTTGAAGATCACCACGTCCCGGTCCGCGATGACAACGAACTGGGTCCCGGGTTCGAGCCCCAGCTGGAGGCGGATATCCTCAGGGATGACGACCTGTCCCTTGGACGAGAGGGTCGTCGTCGCGGCGGTGCTCATGGAGGGATCTCCCGGTGAACCTTACCGGTAAGATCGGCACGACCGCGACCGGGGTCAAGGCCACTGTCCGTGCTGGACAGCTAACGTCAGTGCTCAGTTGCGGGCGCTCTCAACAAAGCCGAGCCGCCCCGCGCGGGCCCTGGATAGTCTACGGAGCGCGGGGCGGATCGGCCACCCCACCCGCCCGACAACTGCAGCACACTGTTAGACCGCCAGCTTCCGGGGACGGCCCCCCCGGCGCCCGTTCGCGCGGGCCGCGGCGGCCTTCGCGGCGGAGGTGGCCCGCCCGGCGAGCGACGCCAGATGCCGCGCGCGCTCGCTCGGATCCACCGCGGACAGGAGCAGCCCCGCGACGCTCAGATCGACGTCGAGGCTCTCCCAGGTGAGGGTGCTGCCCGACGCGGAGACCGACACTTCGGCCAGCCGGAGCGGGGTCGCGCGCCGCAGCGCGGGGATCCGCGTCACCGGAAAGGCGAAGAGGATGCCGCTCGACAGTTCGACCACCACCCGTCCGCTCGCACGGTCGAACCGGGCCGCCTTCGCGCGGTGGCCCCGGCGGCGGGCGGTCTGCTCGCGCACGCGGGCCGCCGGAATCTGGGCCAGGATCTCGGCGTCACTCAATCGGACATTAGCCATGATACGCTCTCCAAGCAGCCTCAAGCTGCGTGACGTGGGCCTCCACGAGCCGGACGGCGGTTACGACGTCCGCCGCCCGCATGCGGTGCACGGTGCGAATCGCGACGACGCCCGCCGCGCCGGGCAGGAGGATGACGACCTCCCCGTCACCCTTCGTCACGTGGACATGGGGCGGCGGGTGCTCGCGCGGCGGGAGGAGGATTCGGACCCGGAAGCCCTGGACCTGGAGCACGGTCGGCACCAGCGTACGCTAAACCCATCCGGTGGGTTTCGCCAGCCTTCCGCGACGCTCGCCTGCTCCCTAGGCGGTCTAACGTTTCACGTTCTGCTGCAAACGCTATCAACAGAATGTGGCGGCGCAGCCGCCACTACCGCACTCCTCCGCGTTTGACTGCAGCAACGTGTTGTTGGGCAGCAGCGCGCGGACGACCGTGGTTGCGCCTCCATCAGTTGCCTCGTGGTGGGGTATTGTAGACCCACCGCGTAGCGCTTCAAGGAACGAACATCGGTAGGGTAGCCGCACTTTGGCGAAGGAGTCTTCCGAGAGACTCTTCCACTGGGTCAACATCCCGATAATCTCCAGGCAATTGCTGAAGGATACGGCGAAGCCCAGTCACGTTCTGCACCAAGCGGGCATCCTTCGACGCTTGGGTAATGAGCGGTTCGATCGCGACATCCGCGAAAGCCGCGAACGCAGGCCGGAATGCCCCGTTCCCGTCTAGCGCGTTCTTGGCGCGGAATGCGGAGCCCAATGAGAGTGGGTTCTCTCCCAATTGCAGGTGCAGGTAGGCCAGTCTGTGATTGACCTCTTG is drawn from Gemmatimonadota bacterium and contains these coding sequences:
- a CDS encoding putative toxin-antitoxin system toxin component, PIN family; this translates as MRCVLDTNVLMSGIFFGGVPGRVLEAWTSGRIELILSPEILAEYRTVGEELSKRYPERGEALAPILTLLALNATIVAAPPLPYAVSADPDDDKFLATARALSGTVVVSGDRHLLAVDGWDGVEVLSPRAFVTRHLAPG
- a CDS encoding DUF2442 domain-containing protein yields the protein MANVRLSDAEILAQIPAARVREQTARRRGHRAKAARFDRASGRVVVELSSGILFAFPVTRIPALRRATPLRLAEVSVSASGSTLTWESLDVDLSVAGLLLSAVDPSERARHLASLAGRATSAAKAAAARANGRRGGRPRKLAV
- a CDS encoding AbrB/MazE/SpoVT family DNA-binding domain-containing protein gives rise to the protein MSTAATTTLSSKGQVVIPEDIRLQLGLEPGTQFVVIADRDVVIFKRLEPPSLREFAPLIARARQVAKQSRLTPRTSPRP
- a CDS encoding DUF4160 domain-containing protein — its product is MPTVLQVQGFRVRILLPPREHPPPHVHVTKGDGEVVILLPGAAGVVAIRTVHRMRAADVVTAVRLVEAHVTQLEAAWRAYHG